GACGACGCCCCCCGTGCGCGGGGCGGACGGACCCATCCCCGCGGCCGGGCGAGTCGACGAGGAAGACGAATCTCCGGATAATTCCGAAGACAAGTACGGTCTATCCGAAGATGCGAAGGCGACGGACGACGGGTCGTCGGACGACACTCCGGTGCCGGTTCTGGAGAGTCTGAACTCGGTGCTGATCGAGGAACGAAAAATCGAGGAGGAGGAGCGAGTGACGAAGTCAGCGTTTATTCTtcttcattaataattatatttattttgtgtccCAGATTTCAGTTAATACAATTTGGGTGTCGAATTACCAGCGACCCCGTAACGGAGCCCGTGATTCTTTCCAGGTACCCGAAACCGCGTATAACGGAACGCTCGAAGGTGTCCGACGTCCCTCCGGAGCCTCCGCCGCGCCCGTCCGCCCGCTTGCCCCCTCCCCCGCGAGAACACTTGCCCCCCCGCCCGCTCCCTAAAGACCCCGCCGTTTCCTCCGGAGAGAGACGAGAGCTCCCCCCTCCCGAGAGAGCCCCCCTCGCGCGCGACGAGTCCTCGGAGGAGAAATTCAATAAAGAGGAGTTCCGAAGAGAGAAGTCGAATCGCGAGCCGATCGGATCCCTCAGCGATTTGAAAATACTGTCCCCCTGTCGGGAGATCCGACACGTCTTCGAGAGAGACGGCCGATCCCCGAGCGACGAGACCTGGGAGCCGATCTCCGCAGGCCGGCCCGCCTCTCCTCTGCGGGAGTGCCCGGCGCCGCAGTACCCGGTGCTGAGGATGATCCCGCGACCCGCCGAGCCCTCCGCCTCGCCGCTGAAACCGCTGCGTCCCGGGGACGCGGCTCAGGTACGCGCCGCGCCCGAACGAACTACTCACCACACCTTAAAAATTACTgaaccgattttgatgaaatttagACTATAataactgaaattaaatatatcctAGAATAGCCTCAATAGATCGTCCGGGGCGGACCGACCTCTTTTGAAGTCGGATAGAAGCAATAAAACGGTTCTTTACCCCCCAGacatacttaataaataattccagATCTCGGTCCCCCTCCGTCACCTCACGAAGCACGACATAAAGCTGGTGTCGAACGAGCGTCGGGAGATGCCCCCCATAAACGGGGAGCCCCAGCGCCGCGACGGGGACATCGTGATCGGGGCCGCGAGCGACCAGTCGCTGGACTCCCCCCACTCCCCCAAGGGGGCGGTCTCCCCCACCGGGAGCGTCGTGAGGGGGATATTCCCCTCCGCCAAGTCCAGGAGCCTCAAGAAGAAGAACTCCATATTGGCCAGTGAGTCTTCTATTCTATGCCTTGACGACGAATTTAGAAATTGAATTTTAGGCCGACTGACTCATCACCGATGAACTCCCCAGAGCGTCGCGCTGTGCCGGCCCGGGCGCTGTCCTCGGTGGGGGCGGCGGGGTGGGTGAGCCAGAGGGTGAGGGCCGCCCAGCAGCAGCCGCGATGGGCGCACCGCTATCTGCTACTCGCCCACAACTTGCTCTACGCCTATCGGTCGCCGGAGGTAGATTTTTGATCGATATAGATCGTTCGGTTCGGTTCGGTTGCATCCGTCCCCTACATGCGTTGCGTCTGCGCAGAGCTCCCGCGCCGACTGCATGATCTACCTGGAGGGCTGCACGGTGAGCGCGGCGGGCGAGGTGAAGTCCCGCGCCCACGCCTTCAAGGTGTACCACACGGGCCGGGCCTTCTACTTCGCGGCCGCCTCCCACGACGCCCTGGCCGCCTGGACCCAGCTCATCCACCGGGCCACGCTGGCCCCGCCCCGTCGCCTGGACTCGCAGGTCTGCAAGTCGTCCCCgtccatttttttattgaacaggAAAAATATGCCTACGGACACTCGAAGTcggagggctcgcgagtgagTCGCCGGCCGTTTAAGAATCGGTTTAAGAATCGAAAACGCCTCGGGGCTTCGGTTCCTCCCTCGCATCGAGCGGTCGACTCCATCTATTCTCTGTTGCAGAACGAAATCAAACAGTTCTCGGAGACGGATTACTCCGAGACGGAATCGGACACCGAGAGCCCCGAGAAGAGAGAGCGGGACAGAGACAAGGAGAAGGACAAGTCCAAATTCGGATCCCTGAAGAAGCTGACGCAGCGGGGCCGAGGGGACTCGCACGAGAACGTGAGCCAGGCGGCCGCCAGCACGAGCCTCGACCGCAAATACCTGAGGTTCTTCTCGCGGACGAAGGCCAAAGACGACTCCAAGAGCAAGGTAACGACACCTCGACCGCCCCTCTGCGTTTCCTTTTCTAGGGGCGGTTCATCTTCTCTCCGTACCTTGCGGTATGATCCGCCATCATCGACTTCTTCGGCTATCGGACGTGAGGGTCGGAATGTTACAGAAGCGACGTTGTCATTTCTTTCAGTCAGGCCAAGTCAATGTCGCCCCCTGACACGTCGGTAATGGTGTTTCGCTGTCGACGTGTCGCAGCTTCAGTTATTAAAGTATGGAACGGTCGCATTCCTCACTATAAGGAAATATCCAGAGACTTGAAGAAACGAAATCTCGATTTCAGACCAAGCAGCAGCCGGCCCCGGTGCCCACGGAGCAGTACCGCAGCTACCGCCGGGCGCCGCCCCAGCCGCCCCCGCACTCGCCCCGCTCGCCCCCACGCCCGAAGCCGAGCCCGATCAACTACATCCACGCCTCGAACCCCAACCTGCTGGACTTCGAGAGGAGCGAGACGTTCGCGCCCCGGCCGGCTCTCGCCGTCAAGCCCCGGCCGCAGGACAAGCTGGTCGGGCTGGTGACGCTGGAGGAGTTCATGCTGCGCGCGCAGGCCGAGGAGCGGCGCCAGCTGTACTCCGAGCGGGTGTTGCTCGGCGTCGCGGACCGCGACCTGCAGAGCAGGCTGGACCGGGTGGTGCCCGACGTGGTCTACGGGCGGGTTCCGCATCACGGGTACGTGCCTCGTTACGCCTCACGTTCGAAGCCCTACGGCTAGAGTGAATGATCCCGTTCTGACGCTTTGCAGCTACGAGAAGATAGAGTTCCCGGACGAACGCTCGGACAACCGCCAGGACTCCTTCAGGAAGAGAGACAAGGTAACGTAGAGAGACATTACGGTTATGTAGATATACTGACAGTATAGGTGACCAACTCTAAATAACCTTACTGATGTAAAtatagaatcaatttaatgtCTTTTCTTTTGACGTTCGTCAGTTTAATTGGTCACCGACATCGGTAAGGTTATTTACTGAGTTCAAGTTTAAGTCTGAGCTGTCAGAAAGTTGTGACATCTGTAGTAATTGATGACCTGGTTCGCTTTTGTAATTGCATCTGCAAGTTTGATTCTGCAACTGTCCATAGCATTGATGATGTTGGTGATGAAAGATCTTCTCCGCAGGAGAATATTTTGATTCTTGCAATttactttttcttttcttgCGTTTTGAACTTTTAAACCTAATATGACagtttaattgtttgtttaaaccTTTCTTAAACTTCCACAAGTGTGTTAATGTCAATGTGATTCCCGAGcttataaatgaaaagcaactcattttcatataattatcatatcACCTTCGGTCTCACTCAGTAAAAGACGGTCCACTTCCAGGTCCAAGGGTCTGCTTCCAGCTCCCCGCAAGTTCAGCCCGCGACCGAGAGGTATGTATTTGACTCACCAaagtttttcttattaatatagCCTTCGTGGCAAAATGGCGTACATTTCAACAACTTGTATGTCGGTAaactaatactaaaatataggTTTAAAACGCGTCAGATGTAAGATTCGGGGACGAGACTCGGTGCTTTGCGTTGCTCGTCATCTTCCAATAGTGTCGCATTGTTATCTTCTCTATTGAACAGTTCAATCACTATTAAACGATCGTTCCGTTCCAGTGGGGGCGGAGGGGGCGGAGGGGGCGGTGGGGGCGGAGCCGGGGCCGGCGTGTCGCGTCTGAGGCTAATGTTCGGGGGACGGCAGGTGCGTACTCAACTCGTCGCTTAACTTTACGATTGACCGGGGATACATGTCGTGCGTCCCTTGCCCCAGGGCGCCGAGCGGGGTCGGGCGGCGGGCCAATACCCTCACCTGCAGTGTCCGCCCACCTTCCAGCCCGAGACCTACTGCCTCGCGAGGCTGGCGCCCAAGCAGCCCTGACCGTGAGCGTTCTCGGAGCCGGGCGACCTTGGCGACTCGACGGGGACCCGATGAAGACGAAGGACGAACTCGTCTCGTCGATGTTTTGGTACTGACGCCTGTATATAGCCCTTTACCTATAAACGTTAACTCCGCTCGGTACAATTGAGAGTGGGACGAGACTTACGTTCAGACGACTGACGCTTTGTTCCTCAGCCGTACTCCGCCGTTACGTTATCGCTTCTCCCATACTAATGACTGATTTAATTGCATCATCGAATGAACCTCCCTTTCTCCCTTTCTCTCGTCCCTCGCCAAGTTTCGTTGTCACGAGAGCGGAATGAATTGGCTCCGTTACCCTTCCGGCCTCGATCTCTCCGGGCGTGTCTAAGTTACGAGGAATGCTTGTCAGCGACAGTTCAATGGGTGTCATATGTGGTGCTATCTTACACGAAGCTTTTCTAGATGGCGACGTAATCGCTCATCAACGCCTCTCGGCTGACTATTATTCAACTTAACACTTTAGATCTTAAAGTTGAAGTTTGAGGCTCGGTCTCTGTGAGGGACTCGTCAATGCGAGGGCACTCGCGCGTACGTGTCGACCGAGGTACGTACGCGTGCGTATACGCCGTACGATCGCCGATCGTGCTATTGAATGATGAttgttattgatatttaagtaaaagttaaatttaaggcACACATTACTTAGGGTTTTGTAAAGCTGGGAGCATTCGAGCTATTTTAAACCGTTATTTCGTAGAGAACTTCGATGCtgtgatatttattaagttttttttttaattccgaTAGTATTGAACTTAATATTTGGGCACTTCGACCTAAAATTGTTTATCGCGCGAAGCGATATGGCGTCCAATAGTGTCTATAAGgataaatttaactttgataCATTTCAATTGAATGATTTTAATCGTGTAGTTGCCGAAagttatactttattttgCTTTGAATTGTGTTTTCGTTATGTATCGAATGCTTTCTCTCGTCTCTCTTGAGTTTAACTATATACTGATTTTTAAACACTACCAAGACCAATTTACAGTTTTAACACAAGTATATGGATGTCACGATTTTCTCACGGCTCTAGATAATAAACAACATTCTTaaactgtaataattttaattgcatctattgtagattttatgtaataaatattcagcGTGTCAGCAGAGTTTCTCTAAACGATTTACGTATACGTGATCGTCATAAGCGTACGCTTTTTTCACTTACGACGAACATGGAACTTATCGGTCTGAATGTTATGCATAAGCGAATTTTAGTACCGTGAccgattaatattttaaactaagttCCTTTAACTAATGTATTAATGAAATGCGCGTCTTTTAATGCTCAATTTTGACAATCATTTGCCAAGTACGGAGGTTGTTATATAGTTGTTAGGTGTAGTCACTCGAATTGTATCTTTTCTCTATATAACAGTGctttatacatatgtattatatggtttccgaataaatataaaattatataaataatcctaTTTTGTCTTAAATGGcagtattaaacattaatatatacttttaaaaattatattagaagtCACGGAATTATTTTATGGGTCCGCGGTTAAGTTATTGATTATGAACTATTATGAacttattgaaaattttataaagataaataatttttcgaacTCGCTTGGATTTCGTAACTGTagaacttatatatatttttgtgtaggATGTATATGATATGACCGATAGGGACGGAGATGCAATGACAACTTTAAAGTTTCCAAAACGGGGAAAGATTAACCTTGTTCCGGTTAAAACTACGTCACGGGAGGCTATTGTTGTGAAAATGGGAACATGAGCAATAAGCTTATTTTAGTATCATTAGCGTAAAGCGCTCGACAATTACCAGAGCGGTCGAAGTAAATTCAGCCTTTTGCACCTCATATATCACTATCATAAAGTTATCGATAATATTTtctgatattaaatttaaaaaaaaacaaagagcGTTGACGTACTAGTGACGttaaaaatttttttgtatcaaaTTAATCTCTCAATAATTACCTGATAATATGACAATGACGCAGTTAAAGCATTCATGAATTTAATGAGAATACTCTTATCggtctaataattaattatttaaattgtacggttgatatatgtaaattactttttttgcGATGGTTGCTTTAGAAGTGTATTTTCCATTATATGTCCTATTTAGGTAGGTACCCACTCAATCGTCATAGTTTGTAAAATGTAGGTGCCTTTATAATATGCATCCAACGAAACCGCGGGCTGACCATAAAAGgccgttgccggcctttgaatCGTGATGAATACATCTTTTTTGTATAATCGAAAGACCATCCAGACCAGTTTTTTAGCCCGCAAGGGGCCAAGCAAAGCGAActgtgtaaaattttaattgagcATTGACGAGTTTTTATTCCTATTagttatttatgattaaattaaaataaatcttttaatgttAGGTATTACTGTTGATTTATCTAAAAACTTATCTCGACCGGCGCTCACCCCGGGTGAGGCTGCGGAACAATTTTCCATAGTGATTCAGTTTCGAATAAGCTAATTAGTATATGTTTTGCTGGTGGCGAAGGCGTGTCATACACATATCAAAACTCTCTGAACTCGGTGGCAACATCTTCACAAGACTGACGTTATTTCTTGCGCAAATGTGACCGAGTTAAGACATTTGATTTAATGTCGTTGACAATAAATTCATATACAACGACGCATACTGTAGTTAGTATATTGAACGGTGTTGGCAGTGATACTCAGCTTTATAAGTAGATaggaaaatgtataaattgtattcgtaagtttattatttgctAATTTATCAGCAGTTTTAGTTCTAAATCAATGAAGAATTTTTAACTGTTCTGTAAGTTCAGGTACTCTTGTACCTAAACAATATTGATTGCTATCTCAAATTACGTGTAtttgtaagatttttataagtatgaattttaactaaaaaaaatctattaaggATTTGAATTGTTTcgttataatttgtatataacgtataaaattatttacaacggAATTTCGACTACTGTGATGCAGTGAGGTTAGGTtaagtttttcttttgtaatCTTCTGTTAATATGAATACCAATGTACGTCAgttcaattgtttaataaataaaacattttttatattatttgttcgTTTTATTTGTGACCTTTACACAGCTGATATCGAAGCTAACAATTATctctataattaatattctaccgaagctaattaatttgaaattagatgccgcaataattaaaaaaataaaattaatcaatggcgctacaaccttttttaggtctgggcctcagattctgtttCTGTtccataatcatttgttaatctactaggcaagtaggtgatcagccttctgtgcctgacaaacgccgtcgactttttgggtctaaggcgagACGGTTTCGTcaccatgttttccttcaccgttagagctaatgttaaatgcgcaaatagaaagaaaatacattggtgcacagccggggatcgaacctacgaccccagggatgagagtcgcacgctgaagccgctAGGCCAACACGCCGCAATAGTTACCTACTGGTATATGGCAGTGAAATACCCATGACGATAGTTTCAATCGAAACCTTTATAATTGACATGTATCTACTTTAATGTGTTGGCACTATATTTTATGGGATGCTGAACAATCTGGCATCGCAGGCTgcaaaaatgtttcatttttatttcttacttcTAATTGCTGATCCGTCCGTCTATCCGTTCAAgaacaaactcaaaataatattattcatataggtaaacaagccCACTTacgaacgtcagaaaagagtAAATTAGTTCTAACTACATTTTCTACCAGTTCGCATGTAAAGGTCGTAAAACGGGCAAGagactctccgccactctttttaattgataatttttgaGTCATTAAAATTACTTGAACTGGAGAAAATCATACCCAAGGATTAgggtcatttaaatattcgaaaaatttataaaaagctttattgattaaattacgtttaacgagatcTTTGAAGTCACTAAATGTGAATTCAGTgataatttcgcttgggaatTTGTTGCTTTTGTCAGAGCCATGTTTGTTTTCTGCTCTAGTTCCTGGATAACCCTATACGCCCGACAGTCGAGCAACAAGTGCAGCGATGTTTGTTCAGTGTTTTCATTGTATTAGAATGTATCCTGGCCcgtagtttaaataaattgagcATTGAGCAAAAGGTCTTCATCATTTTATATGCTGTTTTTATGTCCAGTGAAAACATTTTGTAGCCTTGCCCGTTTCAGCTTGTTAGTTTCTCTTTTCCCACTCTTCTATTGTTTTACTCCTTATGATGAATTTTATGTAAGACATTTTGTCATATGAAGGAAAGGTTTTAAGCCGATTCGTCTGCTCGCTCATTTACTACCACACCTACGTGTGCTTTATCCAATAAAGGCGTATGCCGTATGGTTTTCTTGTTTCGTGAAAGTgctgttatattttttctgatTTCTATACAGATATCTGTAGTGATTTCGTTACAATTTGGTTGTGCTTGAGGCCTACAACTGGCCTTGAGCCTGTATGTATGTTCAATACCTCTTCTTTATCGctacacgatatatttttgatCAATCCGTggtctttttactttattttcagCTACCGAGAGGTAACATGGCTTCGACTTAGACAGCGATAAGAGCGGCTGCGGCGTTTAGCGAGACTGTTATATAGCCCCTGACGATTCTTAGTGCAAAATCCCGCTGAAACGTATTTAATTCCTGTATAGAGCAGACCTCTTTAGCTGCTGGCGCTCAGGCAGCTGCCGCATATGCTATAACAGATTCCACTACTTACTTCAGCGGCTCTTGCAAGTTGTtggtatacattttttctttatttgtatCCCTTTCTACCTCTTTCCCGACATAACTCGGAGGTAGTCATTCATGAGTTTTCGGAGATTTATGGGGCACTGCTCCTGGGCCAGAATGACTGGTGGCTACCTGGCGCTAACGAAATTATagactttattatttgtttttcattcAGGAAAAATCTGATGCATTTCATTAGATCGGATCTTCGATCGAACGCGAATAAAATCAGgtttctatgcctgacacctgtcgttattttttttcagctTGAGACATGTCGGTTTGGTCACGATGTTTAGAGTAGGAGTAAGTGTTAATTGCATAGAAAAAGGTAACATCCATTGTTTCACAGCTGTGATTCAATTGCACGATTAAGCCATTAGGTACCTACTGCTCTGGTTACACGAGTTGTTCAGATTACACTTGAAAATccaactgctgacacggctAATTggttattcaaaattttaatagctgaaggtgcGCGAAACACCAACAGCTCAGAAGTATAATGCTATGAATGTGTGAATAGgtataagtagtatttaagatgttgttttataacaataaatgagatttgaatattgctttGTCTTATTCATCTtgcttcctctcaaagtggcaAAGACCTCTCTCtttcaagcccttaattatcgtgaGCTTGGCTGATAACATTGAGATAATTCCACCACCGTGATTCCTTGGTCCTACCCGTAGAGTTCTTGGTGGTATTTGTAGTTTTAGAcctatttataacattttaaactaaaataactaGAACTTAATTTTGATTACATTAGACAAAGGCCATAAAGTCCTTACAATAATCttcttaaaatttacttaacatTTGAAGACACTAAACGAGGGCGAATAAAAATGCGAAAGCCGGAAAAGGAAGCACAAAGTGCATTATACCGTGATCTCGAATGTAATTAGCATAATTAATAAGAGGATGGGAATTAATTAACGGAGTGTTCAgagttacatttttaaaggaaCTCTACTTTTCCTCTGTccattgaaatttaattaatactttatGACGTTCCATTTCGCTTTTGGAGAAATTTCTCTCactttattttacctttattataaacaaagaaaagTCTATGTTAACTTTCCAGTTATTAAGATTCCGAAAAAAAATGCTAATTTACAAGCTTGTCATTTCGTCTAATCCCTATTAGGACTAGCTCTGTTCACAGGAGATATAGTGATAGGTTATCAAGCGTGAATCTCGCGTCGAGAGCAGGCACAGAAGTGGGTTTTACCTGCTGAACAGGAGTTTTACAATACCACCAACGTCTTCCACATTTACGTACAATAAGACAGTCAGGTTTAGTCTAATCAGCAGTGGTTGCAATTTCGATTTTAACTCAGTTTTGTAACatatgattctaaatttacgaCACCAGCGAAATTGAAAAAAACTAATTGGCGCCTGCTGGATAGgaccagagctggtgctttcctcgaaCTTCCAATAAATATCCAGTACAAGgagaaaatgctgccagcattagtGGTATACTGCCACGGGGGCCAACATtatgaaatttgttttaattttctatttatcaacatttatttattttatttattaactctgcgttacaaataatataaaaagtgaacctaatttaattaaaaggagggcaactggcggccttatcgctttcgagtgatctcttccaggcaaccactgcgagaagagtaaaaaaaatgtattaatttagaatttaattattattattattgctatgTAGGTAAGGAATACtgaaaatactgtatatttgtgtgttggacaTAAATGtcaatgtattttattgattcaataaatgaaatcGTTTTTGATGTAAGTAGCTACTTAATCAGACTGTCAGAAAACCTATATTTATCGTAACTCTTTCTTGCTTAAGTAAGTTAAAacttcatatatataaacagaAAAAACCCAAAACAACATTGCTTTGTCAGGTAAGTGGGTCGTAGAGGCCGTCACGTTCgcattaaatattgaaaagtaATATCTTTGAAGGCTGGACAGGTGCGGGCCGGGTCGCGAAGGCTTGGAGCCAACGccaaatatatctttttattgACTTTTAGTGCCGAGACATTACATTTGCCCGTTTGCTTAGGGCTGCAGAATCCGCCAGCCTTCGTGGAGAGATAACtcaaaagtaaataatgtttgcCTACTGATCTGACTCGCCCGAATTGCAAAATACTTCTAGATTCCTGGTCACAAGTGATAAATACGTTTTCAATCAACAGTATTATGTATTT
The genomic region above belongs to Pieris brassicae chromosome 9, ilPieBrab1.1, whole genome shotgun sequence and contains:
- the LOC123714019 gene encoding uncharacterized protein LOC123714019 — encoded protein: MNPLNIAEWSPDQVSEWMSGLGPMVSQYSPEFIKKGVNGAKLLTLRCDDLEYLGIQVIGHQELLLEAVEHLRNFHYEISRECVQQLALRVSAAAASLARALRHHADTRLETHSLADVARTVHAVKPLVCWLDRWPLCSGAPLAERKAALLKLSLEAATCAQRDRFAEQPARAVAAAASAAAAVADYIIQDVSDPLILQPSWVDTVTLRQAGRPLGFHVLPSFCGHHQIAHIRFGSPAHASGHVHEGDEIVQVGDVCVLGWSGEAVERACAAVAGRASGELVLRLRRRGARALPTPPLHTRAPRPRAHRLRLPPLTDHRMLHRYELDFPMTATPPALLRPPVEEKEEPPPHSPACSPECSSDESEPLSPPASPTHLHLDRARMYPPKPQAAVQRRHTISCGSPVSKRPHLGIEQFWQELQQQRWDSGEGPEPEDAALYRRDKAVSCSTGLQLSPRPRTCLGVPRAPRAAVAPVRPETPHATRGKLDKSHSTPAYELEPPAALAPLVDNPIPESPTTPPVRGADGPIPAAGRVDEEDESPDNSEDKYGLSEDAKATDDGSSDDTPVPVLESLNSVLIEERKIEEEERVTKYPKPRITERSKVSDVPPEPPPRPSARLPPPPREHLPPRPLPKDPAVSSGERRELPPPERAPLARDESSEEKFNKEEFRREKSNREPIGSLSDLKILSPCREIRHVFERDGRSPSDETWEPISAGRPASPLRECPAPQYPVLRMIPRPAEPSASPLKPLRPGDAAQISVPLRHLTKHDIKLVSNERREMPPINGEPQRRDGDIVIGAASDQSLDSPHSPKGAVSPTGSVVRGIFPSAKSRSLKKKNSILAKRRAVPARALSSVGAAGWVSQRVRAAQQQPRWAHRYLLLAHNLLYAYRSPESSRADCMIYLEGCTVSAAGEVKSRAHAFKVYHTGRAFYFAAASHDALAAWTQLIHRATLAPPRRLDSQNEIKQFSETDYSETESDTESPEKRERDRDKEKDKSKFGSLKKLTQRGRGDSHENVSQAAASTSLDRKYLRFFSRTKAKDDSKSKTKQQPAPVPTEQYRSYRRAPPQPPPHSPRSPPRPKPSPINYIHASNPNLLDFERSETFAPRPALAVKPRPQDKLVGLVTLEEFMLRAQAEERRQLYSERVLLGVADRDLQSRLDRVVPDVVYGRVPHHGYEKIEFPDERSDNRQDSFRKRDKVQGSASSSPQVQPATERYVFDSPKFFLLI